A DNA window from Micromonospora sp. NBC_01739 contains the following coding sequences:
- a CDS encoding SRPBCC family protein, translating to MRYADSPAIECQLHVAADPARVWALVTDIELAARLSPELQQTRWLDDCDGPSLGARFEGFNDHPLLGRWRTVSHVVHFDAPHHFGWVVVDEDGQFGGGPADLERPGSTWQFRLVEEEGGCRVVHSARIGPGRTGLSVIIDSAPEHEEAIIERRTAALREAMTNTLQGIKTLAEKDESTPTG from the coding sequence GTGCGGTACGCCGACAGCCCCGCGATCGAGTGTCAACTCCACGTGGCGGCAGACCCCGCCCGGGTGTGGGCCCTGGTGACGGACATCGAACTCGCGGCGCGGTTGAGCCCGGAGCTGCAACAGACGCGCTGGCTGGACGACTGCGACGGACCGTCGCTGGGTGCCCGGTTCGAGGGGTTCAACGACCACCCCCTGCTGGGCCGATGGCGAACGGTCTCGCATGTCGTGCACTTCGACGCCCCCCACCACTTCGGCTGGGTGGTGGTCGACGAGGACGGTCAGTTCGGCGGCGGCCCGGCCGACCTGGAGCGCCCCGGATCGACCTGGCAGTTCCGGCTGGTCGAGGAGGAGGGTGGCTGCCGGGTGGTCCACTCGGCCCGGATCGGGCCGGGCCGGACCGGCCTGAGCGTCATCATCGACAGCGCCCCGGAGCATGAGGAGGCCATCATCGAGCGTCGGACGGCCGCCCTGCGGGAGGCCATGACGAACACCTTGCAGGGCATCAAGACCCTCGCCGAGAAGGACGAGTCGACGCCGACCGGCTGA
- a CDS encoding sigma-70 family RNA polymerase sigma factor, translating to MTVENVTRADFPRLTDPFRHELLVHCYRMLGSMHDAEDLVQETYLRAWRSYDGFEGRSSLRTWLYRIATTACLRALENRDRRPLPVGLGAPSSDPDEWLSMDEATAWLEPIPDYLLRGERTDPAAIVSARQSVRLAFVATLQHLPPRQRAVLLLRDVLQWRAAEVADLLQLSPAAVNSLLQRARATLHSRAPREEQFTEPTAAAERELLDQYVTAFEEKDIAGLVRLFAPDAVWEMPPYSGWYEGPLAIGRHLALRCLSAPGPVRLIRTGANGQPALATYMGGQEGGFELVNLQVLTITGLRITRITAFSDPRLFAAFDLPVTAPAGHLDELCTH from the coding sequence ATGACGGTTGAGAACGTGACCCGGGCGGATTTCCCCCGGCTCACCGACCCGTTCCGGCACGAGTTGCTCGTTCACTGCTACCGCATGCTCGGCTCGATGCACGACGCCGAGGACCTGGTCCAGGAGACCTACCTGCGCGCCTGGCGCTCGTACGACGGCTTCGAGGGGCGTTCCTCGCTGCGCACCTGGCTCTACCGGATCGCGACCACCGCCTGCCTGCGGGCCCTGGAGAACCGTGACCGGCGCCCCCTGCCGGTGGGGCTGGGCGCACCGAGTTCCGACCCGGACGAGTGGTTGAGCATGGACGAGGCCACTGCCTGGCTGGAGCCGATCCCGGACTACCTGCTCCGCGGGGAGCGGACGGATCCGGCGGCCATCGTGAGCGCTCGACAGAGCGTCCGGCTCGCCTTCGTGGCCACCCTGCAACACCTGCCCCCACGGCAGCGGGCCGTCCTCCTCCTACGGGACGTGCTGCAGTGGCGGGCGGCGGAGGTGGCCGACCTGCTCCAACTCAGCCCGGCCGCGGTCAACAGTCTGCTGCAACGGGCCCGGGCCACCCTGCACAGCCGGGCGCCCCGGGAGGAACAGTTCACCGAGCCGACGGCGGCCGCCGAGCGGGAGCTGCTGGACCAGTACGTGACCGCCTTCGAGGAGAAGGACATCGCCGGGCTGGTGCGGTTGTTCGCGCCGGACGCGGTGTGGGAGATGCCGCCCTACTCCGGTTGGTACGAGGGTCCGCTGGCCATCGGCCGGCACCTGGCGCTGCGCTGCCTCTCGGCCCCCGGTCCGGTGCGGCTGATCCGCACCGGCGCCAACGGACAGCCCGCCCTGGCGACCTACATGGGGGGCCAGGAGGGCGGTTTCGAGCTGGTCAACCTCCAGGTGCTCACGATCACCGGCCTGCGGATCACCCGGATCACCGCGTTCTCCGATCCCCGGCTGTTCGCGGCCTTCGACCTGCCGGTGACCGCCCCGGCAGGGCACCTCGACGAGCTCTGCACCCACTGA
- a CDS encoding acyl-CoA thioesterase yields MTAVRELRWRVEHVDTDAGGVVHFTRYASLLESALLENLDRLGVGVRELGAEGLELTVRDLRMRYAASARFLDRVRVAVRVQRVAGATCEVSGAVHRESDDGTPGELLASGTLVLCVVERATGRAAPLPSSLRRAMGDWKRETGTEEEL; encoded by the coding sequence ATGACGGCCGTACGCGAGCTGCGCTGGCGAGTGGAGCATGTGGACACCGACGCGGGAGGCGTCGTCCACTTCACCCGGTACGCCTCGCTGTTGGAGTCGGCGCTGCTGGAGAACCTCGACCGACTGGGGGTGGGGGTCCGGGAACTCGGCGCGGAGGGCCTGGAGCTGACCGTACGGGACCTGCGGATGCGGTACGCCGCGTCCGCGCGGTTCCTGGACCGGGTGCGGGTGGCGGTCCGGGTGCAACGGGTCGCCGGAGCCACCTGCGAGGTGTCCGGTGCGGTGCACCGGGAGTCGGACGACGGCACCCCTGGCGAGCTGCTGGCCAGCGGAACCTTGGTGCTCTGCGTCGTCGAACGGGCCACCGGCCGGGCGGCGCCCCTGCCGTCGTCGCTGCGCCGAGCAATGGGGGATTGGAAGCGGGAAACCGGGACGGAAGAGGAACTGTGA
- a CDS encoding 3-hydroxyacyl-ACP dehydratase FabZ family protein, which translates to MTEATDTSLGFTEIKSWLRHRHPMIYIDRVLDHRPGEYLRSLMSVSGTMDAIAGHFPERAVFPGSHLMQAFAQSGIILYQLSTSPLADDELTLIGSVQSRFTRVVVPGDQVIFDLRCDRLYQASFHFSCRATVNGARVAAFRGSLVRTKVDELGRQLW; encoded by the coding sequence ATGACTGAGGCTACCGACACTTCCCTCGGGTTCACCGAGATCAAGAGCTGGCTGCGGCACCGCCACCCGATGATCTACATCGACCGGGTGCTGGACCACCGGCCCGGCGAGTACCTGCGCAGCCTGATGTCGGTCTCCGGCACGATGGACGCCATCGCCGGTCACTTCCCGGAGCGGGCGGTCTTCCCCGGCAGCCACCTGATGCAGGCCTTCGCCCAGTCCGGGATCATCCTCTACCAGCTGAGCACCTCGCCCCTGGCCGACGACGAGCTGACCCTGATCGGCTCGGTGCAGAGCCGGTTCACCCGGGTGGTCGTCCCCGGCGACCAGGTCATCTTCGACCTGCGCTGTGACCGGCTGTACCAGGCCTCGTTCCACTTCTCCTGCCGGGCCACCGTGAATGGCGCCCGGGTGGCGGCGTTCCGTGGGTCACTGGTGCGAACAAAGGTCGACGAACTGGGACGTCAGTTGTGGTGA
- a CDS encoding acyl carrier protein, whose amino-acid sequence MITKERFIHAVRDELKLPLVNPDLEHDFDQKVHWRSMHRVRLFAALERLTGRKVPVRRLFEQTTVSGVYQLYTEPIEEEQPA is encoded by the coding sequence ATGATCACGAAAGAGCGGTTCATCCACGCCGTTCGCGACGAGTTGAAGCTGCCCCTGGTCAACCCGGACCTGGAGCACGACTTCGACCAGAAGGTGCACTGGCGTTCCATGCACCGAGTTCGACTCTTCGCCGCCCTCGAACGGCTGACCGGCCGCAAGGTGCCGGTGCGGCGGCTGTTCGAGCAGACCACGGTCAGCGGCGTCTACCAGCTCTACACCGAGCCGATCGAAGAGGAGCAGCCCGCGTGA
- a CDS encoding dihydrofolate reductase family protein, with protein sequence MEVSVGKVVLDMTMSVNGCVAGPEDEPEGLHDWFFSPSPENQAMVQRQMDAIGAMVMGRRTYDMGASQGGFVDNPFKVEHFIVSHDTPDELAKGDTSFIFVSDGVESAVRQAKAAAGDKDVVVGGGAQIAQQCLAAGLVDEIRVAVRPVLIDNGLRLFDNLGGSVTLESIDALHTPEVTHLSYRVVR encoded by the coding sequence ATGGAGGTCTCAGTGGGCAAGGTCGTGTTGGACATGACGATGTCGGTGAACGGCTGCGTCGCCGGCCCGGAGGATGAGCCGGAGGGGCTGCACGACTGGTTCTTCTCCCCGTCGCCGGAGAACCAGGCGATGGTGCAGCGGCAGATGGACGCCATCGGCGCCATGGTCATGGGTCGGCGGACCTACGACATGGGGGCCAGCCAGGGCGGTTTCGTGGACAACCCGTTCAAGGTCGAGCACTTCATCGTGTCGCATGACACCCCCGACGAGCTGGCCAAGGGGGACACCAGTTTCATCTTCGTCAGCGACGGGGTGGAGTCCGCCGTACGCCAGGCCAAGGCGGCGGCCGGTGACAAGGACGTGGTGGTCGGGGGCGGCGCCCAGATCGCCCAGCAGTGCCTGGCGGCCGGCCTGGTCGACGAGATCAGGGTCGCGGTGCGTCCGGTGCTCATCGACAACGGTCTGCGGCTGTTCGACAACCTGGGTGGCTCGGTGACCCTGGAGAGCATCGACGCGTTGCACACCCCGGAGGTGACCCACCTGAGCTACCGGGTCGTGCGCTAG
- a CDS encoding beta-ketoacyl-[acyl-carrier-protein] synthase family protein, whose product MTRQVLVTGMAWDTALGDDLDGVWSRLLAGETGLREVPSPHRLRNRLAATVDDPPAGWTPARRQISLGTRTVGRALQDAGIDGDPGEALLVLGTSYGAHLDDTRAGGLHDWAAAVARGLGFTRPPVSVSTACSSGADAILVGGHLIAAGMTEVAVCGGVDILTAAKRLGHSALGTMSPTLLRAFDEAADGTLLGEGAGIVVLEEAGRAQRRQARAYAELLGGGSANDAAGMTAPDPSGAAVLLAVRRSLAAAGLSTDQVAVVNAHATGTPVNDAVEAASFDRLFPAADRPVLFATKGAFGHTLGATGAIEAIALVQALRHGKVPPVYGLDTPAPGLAFPVSQGAPVALGPGAGLSVTLGFGGFNTSLVFAGAADGLG is encoded by the coding sequence GTGACCCGCCAGGTGCTGGTCACCGGGATGGCCTGGGACACCGCCCTCGGCGACGACCTGGACGGGGTGTGGTCCCGGTTGCTGGCGGGGGAGACCGGCCTGCGTGAGGTGCCCTCGCCGCACCGGCTGCGAAATCGCCTGGCGGCGACCGTGGACGATCCGCCCGCCGGGTGGACACCGGCCCGCCGCCAGATCTCCCTCGGTACCCGTACGGTCGGCCGGGCCCTTCAGGACGCCGGGATCGACGGCGATCCGGGTGAGGCGCTGCTGGTGCTCGGCACCAGCTACGGCGCCCACCTGGACGACACCCGGGCCGGCGGGCTGCACGACTGGGCGGCGGCGGTGGCGAGAGGGCTCGGCTTCACCCGCCCCCCGGTGTCGGTGTCGACCGCCTGCTCGTCGGGGGCCGACGCGATCCTGGTGGGAGGGCACCTCATCGCCGCCGGGATGACGGAGGTGGCCGTCTGCGGCGGGGTGGACATCCTCACCGCGGCCAAACGCCTGGGCCACAGCGCGCTGGGCACCATGTCGCCCACCCTGCTACGCGCCTTCGACGAGGCCGCCGACGGCACCCTGCTGGGCGAGGGCGCCGGGATCGTCGTGCTGGAGGAGGCGGGTCGGGCGCAGCGGCGCCAGGCTCGCGCGTACGCCGAACTGCTCGGTGGTGGTTCGGCCAACGACGCCGCCGGCATGACGGCGCCCGACCCCTCCGGCGCGGCCGTGCTGCTGGCGGTGCGGCGCTCCCTGGCCGCCGCCGGTCTGAGCACCGACCAGGTCGCCGTGGTCAACGCGCACGCCACCGGCACCCCGGTCAACGACGCGGTGGAGGCGGCCAGCTTCGACCGACTCTTCCCGGCGGCCGACCGGCCGGTCCTCTTCGCCACCAAGGGCGCCTTCGGGCACACCCTGGGGGCCACCGGTGCGATCGAGGCGATCGCCCTGGTCCAGGCGTTGCGGCACGGCAAGGTCCCGCCGGTGTACGGCCTGGACACCCCCGCCCCCGGGTTGGCTTTTCCGGTGTCGCAGGGCGCGCCGGTGGCCCTGGGGCCGGGCGCCGGGCTCAGCGTCACCCTGGGGTTCGGTGGCTTCAACACCAGCCTGGTCTTCGCCGGAGCAGCCGATGGACTGGGCTGA
- a CDS encoding acyl carrier protein encodes MEIENGIRKILNSELFVEVPPEQIGLDESLRAGYGLDSLGFVELRVQCEDMFDVRISDEDFTPENFQSVRTVTDLINRLRAEAKQ; translated from the coding sequence ATGGAGATCGAGAACGGCATTCGCAAGATCCTTAATTCCGAGCTCTTCGTCGAGGTGCCGCCCGAGCAGATCGGCCTCGACGAGAGTCTGCGGGCCGGGTACGGCCTGGACTCGCTCGGCTTCGTGGAACTGCGGGTGCAGTGCGAGGACATGTTCGATGTGCGTATCTCCGACGAGGACTTCACCCCGGAGAACTTCCAGAGCGTCCGGACGGTCACCGACCTGATCAACCGGCTGCGCGCGGAGGCCAAGCAGTGA
- a CDS encoding ketoacyl-ACP synthase III family protein, whose product MRWNDVWISAAGASLGRAETTETAVAEGHYQEKDRDGDGYLAVRVVDDGPAVELAVAAGKLAVERSGRRPEEFALVTHSHVGFQGLDDFASAAYVQQRTVGGSATATEVRQASNGGMAALELAAAYLSADPGRPAALLTTSDLFHPPSYNRWSTSGTLYGDGGTALVLSRGSGVARLLASVSVADTSHEGLQRGDEPWTGVSGGNGWPINTEARIAGYVRQHGEEVFVDLVRRIFEAERRTVEGALADAGVTAADIALWVFPNMGLSLTDWDARASIGVDPELTTWPWGQRTGHLGAGDQFAALAHVLESRRVRAGDLVLVNGAGSGFTFTSAVLEIQAEPEWTTSAE is encoded by the coding sequence ATGCGGTGGAACGACGTCTGGATCAGTGCGGCGGGCGCCTCCCTGGGGCGCGCCGAAACCACGGAGACGGCGGTCGCTGAGGGCCACTACCAGGAGAAGGACCGCGACGGTGACGGCTACCTGGCCGTCCGGGTGGTGGACGACGGGCCCGCCGTCGAGCTGGCCGTGGCGGCCGGGAAGTTGGCGGTCGAGCGGTCCGGACGTCGGCCCGAGGAGTTCGCCCTGGTGACCCACTCCCACGTCGGCTTCCAGGGTCTCGACGACTTCGCCTCCGCCGCGTACGTGCAGCAACGCACCGTCGGCGGCTCGGCGACCGCCACCGAGGTCCGGCAGGCCTCCAACGGTGGGATGGCCGCCCTGGAACTCGCCGCCGCCTACCTCTCCGCCGACCCCGGACGCCCGGCCGCGCTGCTCACCACCAGCGATCTCTTCCACCCGCCGAGCTATAACCGGTGGAGCACCAGCGGAACCCTCTACGGCGACGGAGGCACCGCCCTGGTGCTCAGTCGGGGCAGCGGGGTGGCCCGGCTGCTCGCCAGCGTCTCCGTGGCCGACACCAGCCACGAGGGACTGCAACGCGGCGACGAGCCGTGGACCGGGGTCAGCGGCGGCAACGGCTGGCCGATCAACACCGAGGCCCGGATCGCCGGGTACGTCCGTCAGCACGGCGAAGAGGTCTTCGTGGACCTGGTCCGGCGGATCTTCGAGGCGGAGCGGCGCACGGTCGAGGGGGCGCTGGCCGACGCGGGAGTCACCGCCGCGGACATCGCCCTGTGGGTCTTCCCCAACATGGGCCTGTCCCTCACCGACTGGGACGCCCGCGCCTCGATCGGGGTGGACCCGGAGCTGACCACCTGGCCGTGGGGGCAGCGGACCGGCCACCTCGGCGCCGGGGACCAGTTCGCCGCGCTGGCCCACGTGCTGGAGTCGCGGCGCGTCCGAGCCGGGGATCTGGTGCTGGTCAACGGGGCCGGCAGCGGCTTCACCTTCACCTCCGCCGTACTGGAGATCCAGGCCGAGCCGGAGTGGACCACCAGCGCCGAATAG
- a CDS encoding aminotransferase class III-fold pyridoxal phosphate-dependent enzyme yields the protein MTGLGSEETLRLLRAGRDLHLDHYQSNRLPYAVLGGQGVHSRLMALDGPDAGREFEVIDASGAYGSACLGAGHETVRRALARGVTEGGQATDEVGSLERARLLNTLFGPDGLWTEQFPTGEYHVSGRNSGSEGMELALRLVLESRFDGNRLRPVPEAAGRDLILAFEGAWHGWTSGLVPLLNRRHYRVGLPSLAPEGPYGVSVVHLPFGDPAVLADWFAENGHRVLGVVVEPVQGDAGILQPPPGYLRGLAGLCQEYGALLVADEVLTFAKSGRFFAMADDQGPIRTDVTVIGKSLGMGALSLSMVIARRGLSPRGSGAVATSDLRPLACAVIRDGLELVVTDKLIDHSAALGAQLAELLQRELVDAFPDLYQESRGTGVMHGVELTERAAAGLARLREHVVRAGAYVEFMAGAGRRSRGLRYVFPTMRIAPPLITTPDEAVELVGRIAEGSRTFQRSLG from the coding sequence GTGACCGGGCTGGGGTCCGAGGAAACCCTCCGGCTGCTGCGGGCCGGCCGGGACCTGCACCTGGACCACTACCAGTCGAACCGGCTGCCGTACGCGGTGCTCGGTGGGCAGGGCGTGCACAGCCGGCTGATGGCCCTCGACGGCCCGGACGCCGGCCGGGAGTTCGAGGTGATCGACGCCAGCGGCGCGTACGGCAGCGCCTGCCTCGGCGCCGGTCACGAGACGGTGCGCCGGGCGTTGGCCCGGGGGGTCACCGAGGGCGGGCAGGCCACCGACGAGGTGGGTTCCCTGGAGCGGGCTCGACTGCTGAACACCCTCTTCGGCCCGGACGGGCTGTGGACGGAACAGTTCCCGACCGGCGAATACCACGTCAGCGGCCGTAACTCCGGCTCCGAGGGCATGGAGTTGGCGCTGCGTCTGGTCCTGGAGTCCCGGTTCGACGGAAACCGGCTGCGGCCGGTGCCGGAGGCCGCCGGACGGGACCTCATCCTCGCCTTCGAGGGGGCCTGGCACGGCTGGACCAGCGGCCTGGTGCCGCTGTTGAACCGCCGGCACTACCGGGTGGGGCTGCCCTCCCTGGCTCCGGAGGGGCCCTACGGGGTGAGCGTGGTGCACCTGCCCTTCGGCGACCCCGCAGTGCTCGCGGACTGGTTCGCCGAGAACGGCCACCGGGTGCTCGGGGTGGTGGTGGAGCCGGTGCAGGGCGATGCCGGCATCCTCCAGCCGCCGCCGGGCTACCTGCGCGGGCTGGCGGGGCTCTGCCAGGAGTACGGCGCCCTGCTCGTCGCCGACGAGGTGCTCACCTTCGCCAAGTCCGGTCGCTTCTTCGCGATGGCCGACGACCAGGGCCCGATCCGGACCGATGTGACCGTGATCGGCAAGAGCCTGGGAATGGGCGCCCTGTCGCTGTCCATGGTGATCGCCCGGCGGGGACTGTCTCCGCGCGGATCCGGCGCGGTGGCCACCTCGGACCTGCGTCCGCTGGCCTGCGCGGTGATCCGTGACGGCCTGGAGCTGGTGGTCACCGACAAGCTGATCGACCACTCCGCCGCCCTCGGCGCCCAGCTCGCCGAGCTGCTCCAGCGCGAGCTGGTGGATGCCTTCCCGGACCTCTACCAGGAGTCCCGTGGCACCGGTGTGATGCACGGCGTCGAGCTGACCGAGCGGGCGGCGGCCGGTTTGGCGCGGCTGCGGGAGCATGTCGTGCGGGCCGGGGCGTACGTCGAGTTCATGGCCGGCGCGGGCCGCCGCTCGCGGGGCCTGCGGTACGTCTTCCCCACGATGCGGATCGCACCCCCGCTGATCACCACGCCGGACGAGGCCGTCGAGCTGGTGGGCCGCATCGCCGAGGGCTCCCGGACCTTCCAGAGGTCGCTGGGATGA
- a CDS encoding amino acid adenylation domain-containing protein: MSTIPTLYDWFAESARRHPDRLALRAGGLDFSYRQLTAAAAQLAEDIVARQGRRPARVGVFVSRTAGTYVAYLAALRLGVTVVPLNTDFPPARHARIARTAGLDLLLHTAVDADLAEAVGTQTGTARMAAPDEHRGPTAPAGPPEEYRPDPDELAYIVFTSGSTGTPKGVPIRHRNVAHWLPYVLDYFEAGPDIRVSQTSDLAWDLSVWNVFLPWATGGALVVPERTELLAPSRHINDDGITHWFSTPSSIVTARMLDDLTPDTMPGLRWSCFGGEPLTLDKARAWRDAAPNSVIANVYGPTETTVTCLTYRAPADPLRWPRAALGALPLGPAYPTVECDLMDEEGRPADEGELLIRGPQRFDGYLDPADNVGRFTRWQGDRWRMEEGEPLTEEHWFRTGDRVRRTDNGYVFLGRMDNQVKVNGYRIETGEIEAVLRQHDAVDEAAVVPWQAEDGTVELAAFYVGDQAGQEDLEGFLAEQLPTYMIPPRLGWIERFPLNVNGKIDRHRLVEMALTMADV; this comes from the coding sequence GTGAGTACCATCCCCACCCTCTACGACTGGTTCGCGGAGTCAGCACGACGGCACCCGGATCGGCTCGCGCTGCGCGCCGGCGGCCTCGACTTCAGCTACCGTCAGCTCACCGCGGCCGCCGCCCAACTCGCGGAGGACATCGTGGCCCGGCAGGGCCGTCGGCCGGCCCGGGTCGGAGTGTTCGTCTCGCGTACGGCGGGCACCTATGTGGCCTACCTGGCGGCGTTGCGGCTCGGGGTGACGGTGGTGCCACTCAACACCGACTTCCCGCCCGCCCGGCACGCCCGCATCGCCCGCACCGCCGGCCTGGACCTGCTGCTGCACACCGCCGTCGACGCGGACCTGGCCGAGGCGGTGGGGACCCAGACCGGCACCGCCCGGATGGCCGCGCCGGACGAGCACCGGGGACCGACCGCACCGGCCGGGCCGCCGGAGGAGTACCGCCCCGACCCGGACGAACTCGCGTACATCGTCTTCACCTCCGGGTCCACCGGCACCCCCAAGGGGGTTCCGATCCGGCACCGCAATGTCGCCCACTGGCTGCCGTACGTGCTGGACTACTTCGAGGCCGGCCCGGACATCCGGGTCTCCCAGACCTCCGACCTGGCCTGGGACCTGTCGGTGTGGAACGTCTTCCTGCCCTGGGCGACCGGGGGTGCCCTGGTCGTACCGGAGCGCACGGAGTTGCTGGCGCCGAGCCGGCACATCAACGACGACGGGATCACCCACTGGTTCTCCACCCCCTCCTCGATCGTGACCGCCCGGATGCTCGACGACCTGACCCCGGACACCATGCCCGGGCTGCGGTGGAGCTGCTTCGGTGGTGAGCCCCTCACCCTGGACAAGGCCCGGGCCTGGCGGGACGCCGCACCGAACAGCGTGATCGCCAACGTCTACGGGCCGACCGAGACCACGGTCACCTGCCTCACCTACCGGGCGCCCGCGGATCCCCTCCGGTGGCCACGGGCCGCCCTCGGGGCCCTGCCCCTGGGTCCGGCGTACCCGACCGTGGAGTGCGACCTGATGGACGAGGAGGGCCGCCCCGCCGACGAGGGAGAGCTGCTGATCCGGGGCCCGCAACGCTTCGACGGCTACCTCGACCCGGCCGACAACGTGGGCCGGTTCACCCGCTGGCAGGGGGACCGCTGGCGGATGGAGGAGGGCGAGCCGCTCACCGAGGAGCACTGGTTCCGCACCGGGGACCGGGTCCGCCGCACCGACAACGGGTACGTCTTCCTCGGTCGGATGGACAACCAGGTGAAGGTCAACGGGTACCGGATCGAGACCGGCGAGATCGAGGCCGTGCTGCGGCAGCACGACGCGGTCGACGAGGCGGCCGTCGTGCCCTGGCAGGCGGAGGACGGCACCGTGGAGCTGGCCGCCTTCTACGTCGGCGACCAGGCCGGCCAGGAGGACCTGGAGGGCTTCCTCGCCGAGCAGCTGCCCACCTACATGATCCCGCCCCGGCTCGGCTGGATCGAACGGTTCCCGCTCAACGTCAACGGCAAGATCGACCGTCACCGCCTGGTGGAGATGGCCCTCACCATGGCCGATGTCTGA
- a CDS encoding MFS transporter — MHETSSDGTGQLATRRSWFGLAVLALPTLLLSLDQSVLYLALPHLSAELGADSIEALWILDIYGFILAGFLVTMGTLGDRIGRRKLLLIGAAAFTVATIAAAYSTSVTMLIVTRALMGVAGATLMPSTLALISNVFHNAKQRGVAIAVWFSCLMVGGALGPVVGGALLENFWWGSVFLMGVPVMVVLLVLGPVLLPEYRDPSAGRIDLPSVLLSLLTVLPIIYGVKEVAGEGWTTTSILVILAGIVFGAIFVSRQRRLDDPLVDLRLFKSRSFSAALVILLFGSVTTGGIYLLVSLYLQTVEGLSPLRAGLWLLPSTLAIIVGSMVAPALVQKVRPAYLIAGGLAVTSFGYVLLTQVSAVSGLPLLVAGFVLAFLGAGPMGALGTDLVVGSAPREKAGSAASLSETGNHLGIAIGIAVMGSIGATVYRNQIDTSLPAGLPADAAESARESITGAVSAAEGLPGGLAEQLRDAASVAFTNGLNTAAIVGAALFLLLAVVAVVALRDAQMPDGEAGHGGATGDEPTPAETAARGEAAQKPAR, encoded by the coding sequence ATGCACGAAACGTCCTCGGACGGCACCGGCCAGTTGGCTACCCGCCGAAGTTGGTTCGGGCTAGCGGTACTCGCGCTGCCCACCCTCCTGCTGTCCCTCGACCAGAGCGTGCTCTACCTCGCCCTACCGCACCTCAGTGCCGAGCTCGGCGCGGACAGCATCGAGGCGCTGTGGATCCTGGACATCTACGGATTCATCCTGGCGGGCTTCCTGGTCACCATGGGGACCCTCGGTGACCGGATCGGTCGCCGAAAGCTGCTGCTCATCGGGGCCGCCGCCTTCACCGTCGCCACCATCGCCGCGGCGTACTCCACCAGCGTGACGATGCTGATCGTGACCCGCGCCCTGATGGGGGTGGCCGGCGCCACGCTGATGCCCTCCACCCTGGCCCTGATCAGCAACGTGTTCCACAACGCCAAGCAGCGGGGCGTCGCGATCGCGGTGTGGTTCAGCTGCCTGATGGTCGGTGGTGCCCTCGGCCCGGTGGTCGGTGGCGCCCTGCTGGAGAACTTCTGGTGGGGCTCGGTCTTCCTGATGGGCGTGCCGGTGATGGTGGTGCTGCTCGTCCTGGGCCCGGTGCTGCTGCCCGAGTACCGCGACCCCTCGGCGGGTCGGATCGACCTGCCCAGCGTGCTGCTCTCCCTGCTGACGGTCCTGCCGATCATCTACGGGGTCAAGGAGGTGGCCGGCGAGGGCTGGACCACCACCTCGATCCTGGTCATCCTCGCCGGCATCGTGTTCGGGGCGATCTTCGTCTCCCGGCAGCGGCGACTGGACGACCCGCTGGTGGACCTTCGGCTGTTCAAGAGCCGCTCGTTCAGCGCCGCACTGGTCATCCTGCTCTTCGGCTCGGTCACCACCGGCGGCATCTACCTGCTGGTCAGCCTCTACCTCCAGACCGTCGAGGGGCTCTCCCCGCTGCGGGCCGGTCTCTGGCTGCTGCCCTCCACCCTGGCGATCATCGTGGGCTCGATGGTGGCGCCGGCGCTGGTGCAGAAGGTCCGCCCGGCGTACCTCATCGCGGGTGGTCTGGCGGTCACCTCCTTCGGTTACGTGTTGTTGACCCAGGTCAGCGCGGTCAGCGGGCTGCCCCTGCTGGTCGCCGGTTTCGTGCTGGCATTCCTGGGCGCCGGTCCGATGGGTGCCCTCGGCACGGACCTGGTGGTGGGTTCCGCACCGCGGGAGAAGGCCGGTTCCGCCGCCTCCCTGTCGGAGACCGGTAACCACCTGGGCATCGCGATCGGCATCGCGGTGATGGGCAGCATCGGCGCCACGGTCTACCGGAACCAGATCGACACCTCGCTGCCGGCCGGTCTTCCGGCGGATGCGGCCGAGTCGGCCCGGGAGAGCATCACCGGGGCGGTCAGTGCCGCCGAGGGGCTTCCCGGCGGCTTGGCCGAGCAGCTCCGCGACGCCGCCTCGGTGGCCTTCACCAACGGCCTGAACACGGCCGCGATCGTCGGTGCGGCCCTCTTCCTGCTGCTCGCCGTGGTCGCGGTGGTCGCCCTGCGCGACGCCCAGATGCCCGACGGTGAGGCGGGGCACGGGGGTGCCACTGGTGACGAGCCGACCCCGGCGGAGACCGCAGCGCGCGGTGAGGCCGCGCAGAAGCCGGCCAGGTGA